The sequence TGCAGGCGCACCAGGGTGAGATCCGGGTCTGGAGCGAAGAGGGGGTCGGGACGGTCTTCTACGTCTACCTGCCCCCGAAGGAGCGCTTCGTGCCCCCGAAGCCGAAGCCCGCGCAGGCCTAGCGGCGCGCGCCAGAGCTCAGCGCAGGTAGCCGTGGCGCTCGAGGAGGCGCCGCAGGCCCTTCTCGGACCAGCCGCCCATCAGCTCGCCGTTCACCTCGAAGACCGGCACCCCGCCCAGCCGCATCCGCTGCTCGGCGGCCTTCTTCGCCAGGGCGATGGTCGCCTCCGGATCCCGCTCGATGTCCTTCTCGACGAAGGCCACCCCCTGCTGCTTCAGCCAGCGCTTGGCCTTCTTGCAGTAGCCGCACCAGCGGGTGGAGTAGACGATCACGCCCTCCCCGCCCGCGGCCGGCCGCCGCTCCCCGGCCCCCGCCGCCACGGGGGTGCTCCGCGGCGCCTCGGCCCTCGCCTTGGCCAGGGCGGCCATCAGGGTGGCGACCTCGGTCCGGGCCGCCGCGTTCTCCTCCAGGCGCAGCTCGCAGCGCCCGGTGAGGGTCTTCGCCTCGGCCTTCGGCGCGGCGGGCGCGTCCGAGCGGGCGAAGGCGCGCCCGGCCTCGGCGCAGGCCTCCCACTCGCCCTCGGCCGCGAGGAGGCGCAGCTCCCAGAGCTGGCCCTCGGAGTCCCCCGGGTGGGCCTCGCGCAGCTGCCGCATCCATTCCAGGGCCGGGTCGAACTGATCGAGGCTCCGGGCCGAGGCGATGCAGGCGAGCAGCGACTCCCGGTGCCGGGGCGCGACCTTCAGGGCCCGCTGACAGAGCTGCATCCCCAGGAGGGCGTCCCCGCCCTCGTTGGCCAGTCGCGCGGCGGCGGCCAGGGGATCCGCCGCCGTGGCGGGCAGGGGATCCAGATCCAGGCTGCGGAGGAGGACCTCCTCGGCGTTCTTCGCCTCCAGGGCCGCCTGCAGGGGCTTCAGGGGGTCATCGCCCGCGCCGGCCGGCCGGGCCATCAGCGCGAGGGCGAGCAGCCCCGCCGCGATCGGCGCCGCCGTGCGGGAGAGCGGTCGCGGGGCGCCTGCGGCCCCCCGCCTCAACCGCCCGCGACCTCGAAGTCCGCCTCCCGGCGATCGCCGGCGCGGGTGTCGATCACCGTGACGTGGATCGGCCCGACCACCGTCTTCTCGATGTCGTAGGAGAGCTCGTTGCACCAGCTGTTGTCACCGCAGATCGAGGGAGCCTCGCCCCGCTTGCCCACCACGTCGAGGACGATCATGCCCCCGTCGTCCACCACCACGTTGATGGCGTCGAACTCGGCCCGCCCCGGCGTCGAGCGCCGGATCGTCACCACCACCTGACCGCCCAGGGGCACCGGATCGTCCGGATTGCGGCGGCTGTTCAGGATCTGATCGTGCGAGCGGTAGCCGATCTCGGTGGTCTCGGCGGCCAGCTCGGAGGGGGCAGGACCTTCCTCGTCGATGAACTTGCGGGACTGACCGCCGGAGCAGGCCAGGCTCGGGAGCAGGAAGAGGGCCAGGAGCCATGAAGTTCGCACGG is a genomic window of Deltaproteobacteria bacterium containing:
- a CDS encoding glutaredoxin family protein, whose protein sequence is MRRGAAGAPRPLSRTAAPIAAGLLALALMARPAGAGDDPLKPLQAALEAKNAEEVLLRSLDLDPLPATAADPLAAAARLANEGGDALLGMQLCQRALKVAPRHRESLLACIASARSLDQFDPALEWMRQLREAHPGDSEGQLWELRLLAAEGEWEACAEAGRAFARSDAPAAPKAEAKTLTGRCELRLEENAAARTEVATLMAALAKARAEAPRSTPVAAGAGERRPAAGGEGVIVYSTRWCGYCKKAKRWLKQQGVAFVEKDIERDPEATIALAKKAAEQRMRLGGVPVFEVNGELMGGWSEKGLRRLLERHGYLR